In the Caenorhabditis elegans chromosome X genome, one interval contains:
- the kin-9 gene encoding Protein kinase domain-containing protein (Confirmed by transcript evidence), producing the protein MPEENEPWWRPTTPLYYDPYYGGDKHSSEGGVNAVALGLGIGIPLGIIAFGLALFIFFWCRKRRRQNKNQFPLPFPKKVNDYETQLDSPAYSIHDPWLLDRNNLEINYSKKLGSGAFCNVFKGKINGEAPVSQIHPGQRTQLLRDCPVAVKMLPSFADDAARSDFMQEINFMKSLAYHPHLVSMLGFVADRKSPYLLVEFCEHGDLLHMIRNRRQEIINGPTENPDGLKIKDLLMFSWQISNGLEYLNNIGCIHRDIAARNVLVDSANTCKIGDFGLCRLTDSLLYTARGGRLPLKWMAPESLATYEYSYKSDVWSYGVLLWELFSLGEVPYGEVQTTELLQTHRSGKRLLKPEWCPEEIYDVMRLCWQELPDDRPAFQQTCAVLAQMLENATENYGYLIPKHFNNQTRDPSEQCDNV; encoded by the exons ATGCCGGAAGAAAACGAGCCCTGGTGGAGA cCAACAACACCATTATATTACGATCCATACTATGGAGGGGACAAACATTCCAGTGAAGGAGGCGTAAATGCAGTTGCATTGGGTCTGGGCATTGGTATTCCACTCGGTATAATTGCGTTTGGTCTCgcacttttcatatttttctggtGTCGGAAGAGAAGGAGGCAGAATAAGAATCAGTTTCCGCTTCCGTTTCCAAAAAAGGTTAATGATTATGAAACCCAGTTGGACAGCCCGGCATATTCAAT aCACGACCCTTGGCTTCTGGATAGAAATAATCTAGAAATTAACTACTCGAAAAAACTTGGAAGTGGCGCATTTTGTAATGTCTTCAAAGGAAAAATCAACGGAGAAGCCCCAGTTTCTCAGATACATCCCGGACAGCGAACACAGCTACTCCGGGATTGCCCTGTTGCTGTGAAAATGCTTCCAAGTTTTGCAGACGATGCAGCTAGGTCTGATTTCATGCAA GAAATAAACTTCATGAAATCACTCGCCTACCATCCTCATCTTGTGTCCATGTTGGGATTTGTAGCTGATCGAAAATCTCCGTACTTGCTGGTGGAGTTCTGTGAACACGGTGATCTTTTGCACATGATACGTAATAGAAGGCAGGAAATTATAAAT GGTCCTACTGAAAATCCAGACGGCTTGAAAATCAAGGACTTGTTGATGTTTTCATGGCAGATTAGCAATGGATTG GAGTATCTCAATAACATTGGATGTATCCATCGGGACATTGCTGCCCGTAACGTCTTAGTAGACTCAGCAAATACGtgcaaaattggagattttggaCTGTGTAGATTAACCGATTCACTTTTGTACACTGCCCGAGGAGGAAGACTTCCACTCAAATGGATGGCTCCTGAATCATTGGCAACTTATGAGTACTCTTACAAAAGCGACGT ATGGTCTTATGGTGTTCTTCTATGGGAGCTATTTTCTCTTGGAGAAGTTCCTTATGGCGAAGTACAAACGACCGAACTTTTACAAACGCATCGCTCAGGAAAACGGCTACTGAAACCTGAATGGTGTCCAGAGGAAat TTACGATGTGATGAGGCTATGCTGGCAAGAACTCCCCGACGATCGTCCGGCATTCCAGCAAACATGTGCGGTTCTTGCACAAATGCTTGAAAATGCAACGGAAAACTATGGATATTTGAtaccaaaacattttaataatcAAACACGGGATCCGTCGGAACAATGCGATAATGTGTAA
- the kin-9 gene encoding Protein kinase domain-containing protein (Confirmed by transcript evidence), translated as MTHQCLTYLASSAALVSTLAFPTPAVDDSHEDWSAYKSRKYSTWTPSPQPSTMNAGTQTDFRTARNENDNQNHNLSPSDIRYLETITNLSQQALNNVKSTIDTINEVEPPITSPPRSQYQAPWNNQPYQQGSWASQYAPYPTLPPEHPTTPLYYDPYYGGDKHSSEGGVNAVALGLGIGIPLGIIAFGLALFIFFWCRKRRRQNKNQFPLPFPKKVNDYETQLDSPAYSIHDPWLLDRNNLEINYSKKLGSGAFCNVFKGKINGEAPVSQIHPGQRTQLLRDCPVAVKMLPSFADDAARSDFMQEINFMKSLAYHPHLVSMLGFVADRKSPYLLVEFCEHGDLLHMIRNRRQEIINGPTENPDGLKIKDLLMFSWQISNGLEYLNNIGCIHRDIAARNVLVDSANTCKIGDFGLCRLTDSLLYTARGGRLPLKWMAPESLATYEYSYKSDVWSYGVLLWELFSLGEVPYGEVQTTELLQTHRSGKRLLKPEWCPEEIYDVMRLCWQELPDDRPAFQQTCAVLAQMLENATENYGYLIPKHFNNQTRDPSEQCDNV; from the exons ATGACACATCAATGTTTAACATATCTCGCCTCCTCAGCCGCTCTTGTATCCACATTGGCTTTTCCGACGCCAGCCGTTGACGACTCTCACGAAGATTGGTCGGCCTATAAATCA agaaaatattCAACGTGGACTCCATCTCCACAACCGTCCACAATGAATGCAGGAACTCAGACTGATTTCCGAACTGCAAGAAATGAAAACGATAACCAAAATCATAATCTGAGTCCTTCAGACATTAGGTACTTGGAAACG ATAACAAATTTATCGCAGCAAGCATTGAATAACGTGAAGAGTACCATTGACACAATAAATGAAGTTGAACCACCGATCACGTCACCGCCAAGATCTCAATATCAAGCACCATGGAACAACCAGCCTTATCAACAGGGTTCCTGGGCATCACAATATGCACCATATCCGACACTACCGCCTGAACAT cCAACAACACCATTATATTACGATCCATACTATGGAGGGGACAAACATTCCAGTGAAGGAGGCGTAAATGCAGTTGCATTGGGTCTGGGCATTGGTATTCCACTCGGTATAATTGCGTTTGGTCTCgcacttttcatatttttctggtGTCGGAAGAGAAGGAGGCAGAATAAGAATCAGTTTCCGCTTCCGTTTCCAAAAAAGGTTAATGATTATGAAACCCAGTTGGACAGCCCGGCATATTCAAT aCACGACCCTTGGCTTCTGGATAGAAATAATCTAGAAATTAACTACTCGAAAAAACTTGGAAGTGGCGCATTTTGTAATGTCTTCAAAGGAAAAATCAACGGAGAAGCCCCAGTTTCTCAGATACATCCCGGACAGCGAACACAGCTACTCCGGGATTGCCCTGTTGCTGTGAAAATGCTTCCAAGTTTTGCAGACGATGCAGCTAGGTCTGATTTCATGCAA GAAATAAACTTCATGAAATCACTCGCCTACCATCCTCATCTTGTGTCCATGTTGGGATTTGTAGCTGATCGAAAATCTCCGTACTTGCTGGTGGAGTTCTGTGAACACGGTGATCTTTTGCACATGATACGTAATAGAAGGCAGGAAATTATAAAT GGTCCTACTGAAAATCCAGACGGCTTGAAAATCAAGGACTTGTTGATGTTTTCATGGCAGATTAGCAATGGATTG GAGTATCTCAATAACATTGGATGTATCCATCGGGACATTGCTGCCCGTAACGTCTTAGTAGACTCAGCAAATACGtgcaaaattggagattttggaCTGTGTAGATTAACCGATTCACTTTTGTACACTGCCCGAGGAGGAAGACTTCCACTCAAATGGATGGCTCCTGAATCATTGGCAACTTATGAGTACTCTTACAAAAGCGACGT ATGGTCTTATGGTGTTCTTCTATGGGAGCTATTTTCTCTTGGAGAAGTTCCTTATGGCGAAGTACAAACGACCGAACTTTTACAAACGCATCGCTCAGGAAAACGGCTACTGAAACCTGAATGGTGTCCAGAGGAAat TTACGATGTGATGAGGCTATGCTGGCAAGAACTCCCCGACGATCGTCCGGCATTCCAGCAAACATGTGCGGTTCTTGCACAAATGCTTGAAAATGCAACGGAAAACTATGGATATTTGAtaccaaaacattttaataatcAAACACGGGATCCGTCGGAACAATGCGATAATGTGTAA
- the kin-9 gene encoding Protein kinase domain-containing protein (Confirmed by transcript evidence): MTHQCLTYLASSAALVSTLAFPTPAVDDSHEDWSAYKSRKYSTWTPSPQPSTMNAGTQTDFRTARNENDNQNHNLSPSDIRYLETITNLSQQALNNVKSTIDTINEVEPPITSPPRSQYQAPWNNQPYQQGSWASQYAPYPTLPPEHLVFHPHKPPHHQDDSLEKNPPPPPHKPRHLPTTPLYYDPYYGGDKHSSEGGVNAVALGLGIGIPLGIIAFGLALFIFFWCRKRRRQNKNQFPLPFPKKVNDYETQLDSPAYSIHDPWLLDRNNLEINYSKKLGSGAFCNVFKGKINGEAPVSQIHPGQRTQLLRDCPVAVKMLPSFADDAARSDFMQEINFMKSLAYHPHLVSMLGFVADRKSPYLLVEFCEHGDLLHMIRNRRQEIINGPTENPDGLKIKDLLMFSWQISNGLEYLNNIGCIHRDIAARNVLVDSANTCKIGDFGLCRLTDSLLYTARGGRLPLKWMAPESLATYEYSYKSDVWSYGVLLWELFSLGEVPYGEVQTTELLQTHRSGKRLLKPEWCPEEIYDVMRLCWQELPDDRPAFQQTCAVLAQMLENATENYGYLIPKHFNNQTRDPSEQCDNV, from the exons ATGACACATCAATGTTTAACATATCTCGCCTCCTCAGCCGCTCTTGTATCCACATTGGCTTTTCCGACGCCAGCCGTTGACGACTCTCACGAAGATTGGTCGGCCTATAAATCA agaaaatattCAACGTGGACTCCATCTCCACAACCGTCCACAATGAATGCAGGAACTCAGACTGATTTCCGAACTGCAAGAAATGAAAACGATAACCAAAATCATAATCTGAGTCCTTCAGACATTAGGTACTTGGAAACG ATAACAAATTTATCGCAGCAAGCATTGAATAACGTGAAGAGTACCATTGACACAATAAATGAAGTTGAACCACCGATCACGTCACCGCCAAGATCTCAATATCAAGCACCATGGAACAACCAGCCTTATCAACAGGGTTCCTGGGCATCACAATATGCACCATATCCGACACTACCGCCTGAACAT CTTGTCTTCCATCCCCACAAACCACCACATCATCAAGACGATTCCCTTGAGAAGAATCCTCCTCCACCACCTCACAAACCACGTCATTTG cCAACAACACCATTATATTACGATCCATACTATGGAGGGGACAAACATTCCAGTGAAGGAGGCGTAAATGCAGTTGCATTGGGTCTGGGCATTGGTATTCCACTCGGTATAATTGCGTTTGGTCTCgcacttttcatatttttctggtGTCGGAAGAGAAGGAGGCAGAATAAGAATCAGTTTCCGCTTCCGTTTCCAAAAAAGGTTAATGATTATGAAACCCAGTTGGACAGCCCGGCATATTCAAT aCACGACCCTTGGCTTCTGGATAGAAATAATCTAGAAATTAACTACTCGAAAAAACTTGGAAGTGGCGCATTTTGTAATGTCTTCAAAGGAAAAATCAACGGAGAAGCCCCAGTTTCTCAGATACATCCCGGACAGCGAACACAGCTACTCCGGGATTGCCCTGTTGCTGTGAAAATGCTTCCAAGTTTTGCAGACGATGCAGCTAGGTCTGATTTCATGCAA GAAATAAACTTCATGAAATCACTCGCCTACCATCCTCATCTTGTGTCCATGTTGGGATTTGTAGCTGATCGAAAATCTCCGTACTTGCTGGTGGAGTTCTGTGAACACGGTGATCTTTTGCACATGATACGTAATAGAAGGCAGGAAATTATAAAT GGTCCTACTGAAAATCCAGACGGCTTGAAAATCAAGGACTTGTTGATGTTTTCATGGCAGATTAGCAATGGATTG GAGTATCTCAATAACATTGGATGTATCCATCGGGACATTGCTGCCCGTAACGTCTTAGTAGACTCAGCAAATACGtgcaaaattggagattttggaCTGTGTAGATTAACCGATTCACTTTTGTACACTGCCCGAGGAGGAAGACTTCCACTCAAATGGATGGCTCCTGAATCATTGGCAACTTATGAGTACTCTTACAAAAGCGACGT ATGGTCTTATGGTGTTCTTCTATGGGAGCTATTTTCTCTTGGAGAAGTTCCTTATGGCGAAGTACAAACGACCGAACTTTTACAAACGCATCGCTCAGGAAAACGGCTACTGAAACCTGAATGGTGTCCAGAGGAAat TTACGATGTGATGAGGCTATGCTGGCAAGAACTCCCCGACGATCGTCCGGCATTCCAGCAAACATGTGCGGTTCTTGCACAAATGCTTGAAAATGCAACGGAAAACTATGGATATTTGAtaccaaaacattttaataatcAAACACGGGATCCGTCGGAACAATGCGATAATGTGTAA